The Glycine soja cultivar W05 chromosome 6, ASM419377v2, whole genome shotgun sequence genome has a window encoding:
- the LOC114416508 gene encoding protein NUCLEAR FUSION DEFECTIVE 4-like encodes MGWVANRWTGVAAAIWIQWSCGASYTFSIYSSVLKSTQGYDQSTLDTVSVFKDIGANFGVLSGLLYSAVVPYTTHRASAAAKSKWASLGGPWVVIAAGTVQCFAGFIFIWASVVGLISPPPVPVMCFFAWLASNGQTFLNTTNVVTGLRNFPEYSGTIIGIMKGFLGLSGAILIQIYHTFFDGDPATYLLMLAALPSFICVLLMFLLRIYEVHGSDYKKHLDGFSVVTVIIVAYLMFIIILQNLVSLPYWGRMFAFVILMVLLATPFGIAIKAHWEESRKFAQSYTIGRSSSTNKGTTSSSYSASVDQVEYHELPSDEGQEQVTSDDKLPREEEKNLWQAMCTVDFWMLFVIMISGLGSGLATINNMSQIGQSLGYSTIEINNLVSLWSMWNFLGRFGGGHVSDYIMHRKGWPRPLLMTATLGIMILGHLIIASGFRGNLYLGPVLVGICYGAHWSLMPTITSEIFGVKHMGTIFNTIAAASPLGSYILSVRVVGYIYDKQADKEDNLCFGIDCFMPSFFILAGVALLAFLVGLALFFRTRRFYKQVVLRRLKHYAR; translated from the exons ATGGGGTGGGTGGCGAATCGGTGGACGGGCGTCGCCGCCGCCATATGGATCCAGTGGAGCTGCGGCGCATCGTACACCTTCAGCATCTACTCCTCCGTGCTCAAGTCCACGCAGGGCTACGACCAATCCACGCTCGACACCGTCTCTGTCTTCAAGGACATCGGCGCCAATTTCGGCGTCCTCTCCGGCCTCCTCTACTCCGCCGTCGTCCCCTACACAACCCACCGCGCCTCCGCCGCCGCCAAGTCCAAATGGGCATCGCTCGGCGGGCCCTGGGTCGTCATCGCGGCCGGCACCGTCCAGTGCTTCGCGGGCTTCATCTTCATCTGGGCCTCCGTCGTGGGCCTTATAAGCCCGCCGCCCGTGCCGGTCATGTGCTTCTTTGCGTGGCTCGCGTCCAACGGCCAGACCTTCTTGAATACCACCAATGTCGTCACCGGCTTGCGCAATTTCCCCGAGTACAGCGGCACCATCATTGGTATCATGAAG GGATTTCTTGGACTGAGTGGAGCTATCTTGATCCAAATTTACCATACGTTTTTTGATGGGGACCCAGCAACATACCTTTTGATGCTTGCAGCGTTGCCTTCATTCATCTGCGTGTTGCTTATGTTCTTGCTGAGGATATATGAAGTGCATGGCAGTGATTACAAGAAGCATTTGGATGGTTTCTCTGTGGTTACTGTGATTATTGTAGCCTATCTCatgttcataataattttacagaACTTAGTTAGTTTACCATACTGGGGACGGATGTTTGCATTTGTGATTCTTATGGTTCTGCTAGCAACGCCTTTTGGAATTGCTATCAAGGCTCATTGGGAAGAATCACGGAAATTTGCGCAATCCTACACAATTGGGAGGAGTTCTTCTACAAATAAGGGTACTACTTCCTCCAGTTATTCTGCATCAGTGGATCAAGTGGAGTACCATGAGTTGCCTAGTGATGAGGGGCAGGAACAAGTGACTTCAGATGACAAATTGCCccgtgaagaagaaaagaacctCTGGCAAGCTATGTGCACGGTTGATTTTTGGATGTTGTTTGTGATCATGATATCAGGATTGGGTTCTGGGCTTGCAACTATAAATAATATGAGCCAAATAGGACAATCCCTTGGCTATAGTACCATAGAGATTAATAATTTGGTGTCACTATGGAGTATGTGGAACTTCCTTGGTCGTTTTGGAGGTGGCCATGTATCAGATTATATCATGCACAGAAAAGGTTGGCCCAGGCCACTGTTGATGACAGCAACTCTAGGGATAATGATTCTTGGCCATTTAATTATAGCATCTGGTTTCCGTGGAAATTTGTATTTGGGTCCTGTCCTGGTAGGTATCTGCTATGGTGCACATTGGTCCTTGATGCCCACAATCACTTCTGAGATATTTGGTGTAAAGCATATGGGTACCATCTTCAATACTATTGCTGCAGCAAGTCCTCTTGGATCGTATATACTTTCTGTCAGAGTTGTTGGATATATTTACGACAAGCAAGCCGATAAAGAAGATAATTTGTGCTTTGGCATCGACTGTTTCATGCCCTCATTTTTTATCCTGGCAGGTGTAGCTCTTCTTGCATTTTTGGTTGGTTTGGCATTGTTCTTCCGGACCCGAAGGTTCTATAAGCAAGTTGTGCTTAGAAGATTAAAACATTATGCAAGATGA
- the LOC114416509 gene encoding pentatricopeptide repeat-containing protein At1g18900-like, producing MQNMLRAKAISSTLSSNARSILLSGSRCNAADGNSCNCPEDETCVSKRQQRKNNEDLLAPKPPSLVSKATSQVVGTLVSGNLANGPASHNVGSVGQSGCVQKVRPPSYAPSKSESVTSACVVDGVQEHVAHSSSLNADQFYRAGIAAVNFISDVVNYKLPLSDGMGILNYSKNCMVDPARALPKIRSSNVQQIRTENFTSVHPKPPVPAHPGPSKHTNNNHGAKGKANKSNLAKGFKYVAASGTEKSGAAPNIPVNNHDRRALPQRTRTNSNHFVTNFGSNMQSSNPQMARPFKESFNKHTRDLNMPAGIAPTRRHFTNSGHVVEGVKDILKQLRWGPATEKALYNLNFSIDAYQANQILKQLQDHSVALSFFYWLKRQPGFWHDGHTYTTMVGILGRAREFGAINKLLEQMVKDGCQPNVVTYNRLIHSYGRANYLGEALNVFHQMQEMGCKPDRVTYCTLIDIHAKAGFLDVAMSMYERMQEVGLSPDTFTYSVMINCLGKSGNLSAAHRLFCEMVDQGCVPNIVTYNILIALQAKARNYQTALKLYRDMQNAGFKPDKVTYSIVMEVLGYCGYLEEAEAVFFEMKQNDWVPDEPVYGLLIDLWGKAGNVEKAWEWYHAMLRAGLLPNVPTCNSLLSAFLRVHRLPDAYNLLQNMVTLGLNPSLQTYTLLLSCCTEAQSPYDMGFCCELMAVSGHPAHAFLQSMPAAGPDGQNVRDHVSKFLDLMHSEDREGKRGLVDAVVDFLHKSGLKEEAGSVWEVAAQKNVYPDAIREKSTCYWLINLHVMSDGTAVTALSRTLAWFRRQMLTSGVGPNRIDIITGWGRRSRVTGSSLVRQAVQELLHVFSFPFFTENGNSGCFVGCGEPLSQWLVHSYVERMHLL from the exons ATGCAG AATATGTTAAGAGCAAAGGCGATAAGTAGTACCCTCTCAAGCAATGCTAGGAGTATTTTGCTTAGTGGTTCGCGATGTAATGCAGCAGATGGAAATTCATGCAATTGCCCCGAGGATGAAACATGTGTGTCGAAGAGACAGCAGAGGAAAAACAATGAAGATTTACTTGCGCCAAAGCCACCCTCCTTGGTGTCCAAAGCCACGTCTCAAGTTGTAGGAACACTGGTTTCGGGAAACTTGGCTAATGGGCCTGCTTCCCACAACGTTGGGAGTGTTGGTCAATCTGGTTGTGTACAAAAAGTCCGGCCTCCTTCGTATGCACCGAGTAAATCGGAGTCTGTTACATCTGCTTGTGTTGTTGATGGTGTTCAGGAGCATGTTGCTCACTCGTCTTCTCTTAATGCTGACCAGTTTTATAGGGCCGGTATTGCAgctgttaattttatttctgaTGTAGTTAATTATAAGTTGCCTTTATCAGATGGCATGGGAATACTAAACTACTCTAAAAATTGTATGGTTGATCCTGCCAGAGCCCTACCCAAGATCAGATCCTCCAATGTGCAGCAAATTAGAACGGAGAACTTTACCTCTGTTCATCCCAAACCACCTGTTCCTGCTCATCCGGGGCCATCAAAACATACAAATAATAATCACGGTGCCAAGGGAAAAGCTAACAAATCAAATTTAGCTAAAGGCTTTAAGTACGTTGCTGCTTCAGGGACAGAGAAGTCAGGGGCAGCTCCAAATATTCCTGTAAATAACCATGATCGCAGAGCCTTGCCACAGAGAACAAGAACCAATTCAAACCACTTTGTGACAAATTTTGGTTCCAACATGCAAAGTTCAAATCCACAGATGGCGCGGCCATTCAAAGAAAGTTTCAATAAACACACAAGGGATCTGAATATGCCAGCAGGAATTGCTCCGACGCGGAGGCATTTTACTAATTCAGGGCATGTTGTGGAAGGGGTTAAAGATATACTGAAACAGTTAAGGTGGGGTCCTGCTACGGAGAAGGCTCTTTATAACCTGAATTTTTCAATTGACGCATATCAAGCTAATCAGATCCTAAAGCAACTTCAAGACCATTCAGTTGCTTTAAGCTTCTTTTACTGGCTAAAGCGTCAACCAGGCTTCTGGCACGATGGGCATACTTACACCACCATGGTTGGTATCCTGGGCCGTGCAAGGGAGTTTGGTGCTATAAACAAATTGCTAGAGCAGATGGTCAAGGATGGATGCCAGCCTAATGTTGTTACTTACAACCGTCTAATTCACAGCTATGGCCGTGCAAACTACCTAGGGGAGGCACTGAATGTGTTCCACCAAATGCAGGAGATGGGATGCAAGCCTGATCGTGTTACTTACTGCACGCTCATTGATATCCATGCAAAAGCTGGATTTCTTGATGTGGCTATGTCTATGTATGAAAGAATGCAAGAAGTTGGCCTTTCTCCTGACACATTTACATACAGTGTCATGATCAACTGTCTTGGGAAATCTGGTAATTTATCTGCTGCCCATAGGCTATTTTGCGAGATGGTTGATCAGGGTTGTGTTCCCAATATCGTCACATACAATATCTTGATTGCTTTGCAAGCTAAAGCAAGGAACTACCAGACAGCATTGAAACTGTACCGTGACATGCAGAATGCAGGATTTAAACCTGACAAAGTTACTTATAGCATTGTAATGGAGGTTCTTGGCTACTGTGGCTATCTTGAGGAAGCAGAAGCAGTGTTTTTTGAGATGAAACAGAACGACTGGGTTCCAGATGAACCCGTTTACGGTCTTCTGATTGACCTGTGGGGAAAGGCTGGTAATGTGGAGAAGGCTTGGGAATGGTATCATGCAATGCTGAGAGCTGGTTTGCTTCCTAATGTGCCGACTTGCAATTCACTTCTCAGTGCATTCCTCAGGGTGCATCGATTGCCAGATGCGTATAATCTTCTCCAAAACATGGTGACTCTTGGCTTAAACCCCTCTTTGCAGACTTACACTTTGCTTCTCAGTTGTTGTACGGAGGCACAATCACCGTATGATATGGGATTTTGTTGTGAGCTTATGGCAGTCTCTGGCCATCCTGCACATGCTTTTTTACAGTCCATGCCAGCAGCAGGACCTGATGGTCAAAATGTGCGGGATCATGTAAGCAAATTCTTAGACCTTATGCATTCCGAGGATAGAGAGGGCAAAAGAGGGCTTGTAGATGCAGTggtggattttcttcacaaatCTGGACTCAAGGAGGAGGCCGGTTCGGTTTGGGAGGTGGCTGCACAAAAAAATGTGTATCCTGATGCCATCAGGGAGAAAAGCACTTGTTATTGGCTTATAAATCTTCATGTCATGTCTGATGGAACTGCTGTAACAGCATTGTCTAGGACACTTGCTTGGTTTCGAAGACAGATGCTGACATCTGGGGTTGGCCCTAACCGGATAGATATCATCACTGGATGGGGTCGTAGGAGTAGGGTGACAGGTTCTTCTCTTGTGAGACAGGCAGTGCAAGAACTGCTGCATGTATTTAGTTTCCcatttttcactgaaaatggcAATTCAGGTTGTTTTGTGGGATGTGGGGAGCCTCTTAGTCAATGGTTGGTCCACTCTTATGTGGAAAGAATGCATTTACTATAG